The Lipingzhangella halophila genome segment CGTGCTCACGGCCTCCATGCGGGTGTGGCTGTCGAGCTTGCGCATGACCGAGCGCAGGTAGCTCTTCACCGTCTCGGGACGCAGCCTGAGTTGGACCGCCGCGTCCGCGTTCGTGTGCCCGACCGCCACGCAGGCGAGGACGTCCAGCTCCCGGCGCGACAGCCGCGGCGCGTGCGGAAACTCCCGAGCGCTGACCGCCGACGTGAGCCGGGTGGACACGTCGAGTAGCTGGTCCCGCAGACCGGCGTCTGTGAGCTGGCCGGCGAGGCCGCGCAGCTCGGCGTTGAGGGCCCGGACCTCCTCCCACCGAGCCGTGTCCGCCCCCGTACCGGAAGCCTCCCGTACGGTCGCGGCGCGTTCCGACTCGGCGATCCTGTGCCGCGCCTCCTCTCGTACGGCGAGATCCTGTTCGATATCGCGCGCCGTGTGCACGATCGTGGAGACACCCCGGTCACCCAGTGCGCGCGGCTGCCGCAGCGCACCATAGAGCACTCCTCGAAGGCGGCGCCGTACCACGATTGGCACAGCGGCAACAGAGGCCAACCCTTCGGCGGCGACCGGCCCGTCGTACTCGTGGCTGATCGCCGTGGAGCTGAGGTAGTCGGTGACGAGCGCGATCTCGCCGGCGGCCATGGCCTTGCCGCCGACGCCCCGTCCGGGCACGATCCTCAGTCCGCGCAGGGTGTCGCCGAGCGTGCCGATGAGCTCGGTGATGCGTACCTGCCCCGTATCGGCACTGGCACCGCCGAACAGTACCGGTATGCCGCTGCTGTGGCGCAGTCCCAGCAGCGCCCCACGGATCTGTTCGGTGCTTTCCTCGGCCACTGGAGACCTCCACCGTGCGGTGCTGTCAACGCTGCGCACAGCGCATCCTGGAGCTACCCTGCCCCACGCTGTCGCGGGACGTAAACCGCCGCACACTCCGGGGTTTCCCGGCACCGGAGGATCGCCCCCGCCGTCCTCCGGAATCCCGGTGCTTTTCGCGAGCCGCGTCTCAGCGCTTGACCTGCTCGGTGCTGGCGCCGCGATACGCGGTGGCACGATCGCGGGCGCTCTGCGAGACTAACGTGGTCCCGACCGAGGAGAATTTTCCCGTGCCCAGCACAATGGCCCTGCTCTCCTTCTCCGCCGCCGCGTTCCTACTGATCGTCGTTCCCGGCCCGAGCGTGCTGTTCGTAGTGGGACGGGGCTTCGCCTACGGGCGGCGGGTGGCGCTGTTCTCGGCCGGCGGTAACGCGCTGGGCGAGATGGTTCTGGTGGCGGTGGTGGCGGTGGGGCTGGGCACCGTCGTGGCGCAGTTCACCGCGCTGCTGACCGCGGTGAAGCTGGCCGGAGCCGCATATCTGGTCTTCCTCGGTGTACAGACGATCCGCCACCGCCGCGAGCTGGTTCCCTCGGAGCGGCAGCCTCCGCCGAGCGCCGGCCAGGGCTGGCGCGGCCTCTGGGACGGGTTCGTGGTCGGCGCCACCAACCCGAAGTCGCTCATCTTCTTCATCGCGGCGCTGCCGCAGTTCGCGAGCCCCGCTGCCGGGAGCCTCATGCTGCAGATGCTCGTCTTCGGGGTGGTGTTCAACCTGATCGCGGTTGCCTGCGACACCTGCTACGCGCTGCTCGCCGGAACCATGCGCCGCTGGTTCCTGCTCGTCCCGCGCCGCATGGAGGTCACCGGTGCCATCTCCGGCTGGCTGATGATCGGCCTGGGCGCCCACCTCGCGCTGACGGGGCGTCGGCCAGCCTGATCGGGCGTCCTTCCCGCGTCCCCGAGCCCAGCGTCAAGCCTGGATCACCCACGTCTTCGCGAGCTCGTCCCGGGCTCCCCGGTAGTGGGGGTGGTCCCGGAGCATCACCACGAGGTCGGCCAGGAAACCCACCACCGGAAGCAGCGCGAAGCCGAACAGCAGGGCGGTGCGGCCGGCCGCCGCCTTCCTCGACGGCGGGTTCCCGGTGGCCAGGTCAACGGTCCTGATGCTCATGGCCCGCTTGCCGACGGTCTGCCCGGTGTTCGCCGTGGAGAGCCAGAAGTAGCAGAAGACCGCGGTCAGCCCGCAGACCGCCGCGCTACCCATACCGATCCACAGGGAGACCGGCCCGTCGGGAAGCGATAAGCCGAAGACGATCCCCATTGTCGCGAACATAGTGAGGTAGAAGGCCACGAGTCCGAGCGCCCCGGCAACGAACCCGTCCACCAAGAACGCCCCCAACCGGGTCCCCGGGTCGGCGGCGACCGGCGGCTGGGCGGGAGCCGAGTGTGCCGCCCGCGAGCGCTGCCGCTCGGCCTCGGGGAACTCCCCCGCTGCGAAACGCGCCAAGGCGTCGCGGTCCACCACCCCGGTAAGGATCAGGTAGGCGAACACAGCGACCACCAGCAGCGGAATCGCCGCCGCCGCGTACGGCAGCGGGAGCCAGGAGATGGCGAGCACCGCCAACGGAGGCAGCAGCACCGACCCGGCCCACACCCTTCCCCACTTCCGGTTCACCAGGAACCGGCGCATCGAAACGGGTACCCGCCAGATACGGAACAGCGCGTACCCCAGGCAGGCGGTGGTGATCACGGAGAAACCGAGCCGCAGCGTGACCGCGTTGGGTTCGTCGGCCTCGGCGATGACCATGATTATCGAGAAGAACCCCAGGAACGCCGATATCGCGATGAGCGACCGGGTGAACTCCCGGCACTGCGTGTAGACCGCCTGCAGCACCGTGAAGTCGCGGGGGTCGATGGCGAGCACCGTCCTGAGGTACCGCAGCGCCTCGATCTTGCGCCACCGCTGCGACTGCACCACCGCCAGCTTGGTCAGCGCCCACGTGTCCTCCGGTGCCAGCCGCACCGCCTCCCGGTAGTGCCGGGTCGCGGTGCGGCGGTCGCCCAGCAAATGGTGCACCTGCCCCGCCTGGCCCTGTAGCCAGGAGTCTTCAGGGGCGAGTTCGAGGGCGCGGTTGGCCGCGTCGCGGGCGCCCTGGGCCAGGAGGTCACGGCGGAGGCCCTTCTGGTACCGCGCGGCCCGGGCGAGCGCGACGATCATGTGGCCCCGGTCGTTCTCGGGATTCAGCCGTAGCACGGCCTCGCCCGCGTCCAGCATGTCGACGGCCTGGCCGTTGTCGAGCAGTGCCATCGCCAGGCAGATATAGGCGCTGGGGCGCCCCCCATCCAGGCCGATGGAGCGCTGGCAGGCGGCGATGGCCGCCTGGTACTGGTTGGCGCGCAGGTGCGCCCGCCCCTTCATCTCCCAGAGAATGGGGTGGTCAGGGTCGGTGGCGAGCGCCTGCTCGACGATCCGCAGGGCCTCTTGGGGTTTGCCTATCGCCAGGCGCGTCTGCGCTCGCTTGATGGCATCGTTGACCACGGCCGCGCGTCACCGCCGGGAGCGGCGCTGGGAACGGATATAGGTGGCGAGCTCGTCGTAGCTGCCGTCCCCGGAGAACTCGACGACGTTCTTGGCGGTTTCCAGCCACGGTCCCGTGGAGGGGCGCACCTCGCCCAGGGCTTCCCGGAAGTCGTCCATTGTGATGGGCCGCACCTGCCCGCTCCGCGCGGAGTCCAACAGGGCGCGCTCGGCTGCGGTGTCGACCAGGTGAGCCAGGTCGGCGCCGGAGAAGCCCTCGGTGTGCTTGGCGATCTTGTCGTCGTCGATCCCGGAGGCGGGGCGGTCCTTGAGGGCGGTGGTGACGACCGTGGCCCGGGCTTCCTTGTCCGGGGGCGGCACGAACAGCATCCGGTCAAGCCGGCCGGGGCGCTTCAGCGCGCTGTCGATATCCCAAGGGTGGTTGGTGGCGGCGAGGAAGAAGACACCCTCGTTGTCCTCCTCCACCGAGTCCAATTCGGTCAGCAGTTGCGTGACCAGGGGCCGCAGAACGGAGGACGCGGCGCCGCGCCGGCCGCCCATCGCGTCCAGCTCGTCCAGGAAGACGACCGAAGGGCGGTACTGGCGCGCCTGCCGGAACAGTGCCTGCAGGTTGGCCTCGCTGCCGCCGGTCTTGCTGTCCAGGATGTCGGCGACCGAGACCGACAGGAACTTCGCACCCATCTCGCCGGCGACCGCCTTGGCGATGAACGTCTTGCCGCAGCCGGGCGGGCCGTAGAGCAGCAGCCCACCGCGGAGGCTTTTCGCGTAGGCCTTGCGGAGCTCCTCATTGCGCATCGGCATGAGGAACGAGGCGTTGAGGCGGTCCTTGACGTTCCGCATCCCGGCGACGTCGTCGAGGGTCACCCTCTCCCGTTCGGGCGGGAAGTCCGCGGGCATCAGGGGATCGGGCCCAATGTCCGACCACGAGGTCGGGCCGTTGCCGTGACCGCTTCCGGGCTCCTCTCTCCCCATGGTGGCCACCCCCCCGTCAGGTTCGGAGAAACCGAACCCGACGCCGGCTCCGGGTTCCGGTTTCCGCTCGGGAGGCGGTTCGACGGGTGCGGGGGTCTCCTCCGGCGGGTGCGCCGCCGCGGCCTCGGCCGGAGACACGGGGGTGCCCAGCGCCCTGCTCATCAGCTCCTTGGCTTTCGCCGACTCGGAGTCCTGCTGCAGCGCGGTGGCGATGTGCGGGATCGCGGCCGAGGGGTCTCCCCCGTCGAGCAACAGTTCAGCCAAATGCAACCGGAGAACAGGGTCCGAGGGGGACGCCTCTACAGCTGCGGAAATGCTCGTGATGAGCTGCTCACGTGACGAGTTCACGGAGGGGCCTCTCTACTGCCACGCGTGCGGGCCGGAACAACGCATCGGGACCGTTCAGGCCCCGGCCCCGGAAGTCTACAACTTCCGAGAAGTCCGGTTCGCGGGTGGTCGGCACCGGTCGCCCGAAGGTTCCGGAAGCGGATTGGGGCAAAACCGGCCCCTCGGCCCGTCTTTGCGACCGCTATGCGCGCCCGCGGTGTCCTCAGGGCGCCCGGTCATCCGCGACCAGCACCGGAGCGCTCACGTCTCGGATCGGCGGCCGGCCGCAGCCGAGCCGCGGCGGCGTTCCGGGTCAGCTCGGAATCAACACGCTCCGTGAGGCACCGGGAGAACGCGGCGAGCAGGCCGCGCAGCTGGTAACGGTTCCTGGCGACCGCAACGGCCAGGTGTTCGTCCACGAGCTGGTCGAGCAAGGGCTGGACATGTGCCGGGCTGAGATCGGCGAGCACCGCCGCGCACTCCACGGTGAACTTGGGGCCGGGGTGCAGCGCGAGAAGCCGGAACAACCGCCGCGCGTCGGCGTTCAGGGCCCGGTAGGACTGGGCGAAGACCGTGCGCACGGCCCGGGTTAGCGGAATGTCCGCACCAAACTGGTCCCGCGCGCTGATGAGGCGTCCGGGCAGCTCGCTCACGTCTCGCCCCGGTAGGGCCTGCAGATGGCGTGCGGCCGCGGCGACAGCGAGCGGGAGCCGGCCGCACAGCTCCACCGCCCACTCGGCCGCGGCCGGGGCGCCCGCGAGCCGCTCCGGACCAAGCATGGCCGCGAGCAGCTCCCAGCCTTCAGCCAGCGAGAACACGTCCAGGGCCAGTGTGAACGCACCGTCCAGGGCGAGCGCGCGCCGGCTGGTGACCAGCACCAGGGATGTGGGACTGGCGGGCAGCAGTGGCGCGATCTGCTCCTCACTCTCGGCGTTGTCCAGCAGCACCAGCGCCTTCCTGCCGTGCAACCGGTCGCGAAACAGCACCGCCCGCTCCTCGACCCCCGCCGGGACCTGGTCCGGGGGTACGCCCAACATGCCGAGGAACGAGGCGAGCACCACGGCGGGGTCCGCCGATGGCTCCTCGGAACGTCCGCGCAGGTCCACCCACAACTGCTGTTCGGCGTACTCTCCCGTGCCCAGCAACTGGTGCGCGAAGCGGATGGCGAGCTGGGTCTTGCCCACGCCGGCCGTACCCTGGATCGCGCATATCGGTACCGCCGTCGCACTGCTCGTGCCGCGGACCAGGCTCTCGTGCAACGTACGGAGTTCGGCGGAGCGGCCAACGAAGTCGGTGGTACCGGGCGGCAACTGGTGTCGCGCGTTCACCGGCACGGGCTCACGCGCGATGTCGTGCTGGAGCACCCGCTGGTACGCCCCGACAAGTTCGGGCCCGGGATCCGTTCCGAGCTCCTCGACCAGTCTCCGGCGCAGCCGGTGGAACACCTCCCCTGCCGCGTCGTGCTGACCGCAGCCGGCGAGCGCGATCATCAGTGCCGCGTGCGCGGCCTCGTGCAGCGGGTCGGAGCCGGCCACCTGGCGCAGGTGCGGCAGAACCTCCTCGTGCCGGCCCAGCCCCGCGGCCACGTCGGCGTATTCGACCACGACCGCCTGCCGCTCCCGGGACAGCGCCACAACACCAGGGTGCGTCCGAAGTGCCGCAACGTCGGCCAGTGGCTCCCCTCGCCACAGTTCGGCCGCCTGCCCGAACAGAGCGCACGCGTCGGTGAGCTCCCCAGCCTCGCGCTCCTGGCGCGCGCGGGCGACCACATGGCGGAACTCCAGCAGGTCGAGCTGGTCCCCGGTCACCATCAGGTAGTAGCCCCCCGCGCTCGCGGCCAGCACCTGGGAGTCCCCGGCTTCCGCGCGCGCCGGCCGCAGCCGGCGGCGCATGCGCGACATCCGGGAACGCAGCGAACCGCGGGCGCTGGATGGCGGCCGGGTTCCCCATGCGGCCTCGACCAGGGAATCGTGGCCGACCACAGCGTTGGGGGACAACGTCAGCAGGCCCAGCAGCGTTCGCTGCGCCTCGGACCCCGGGTCAACCGGCACGCCATCGACGGTGACGAGCAGTGGACCGAGAACGCCCACTCGGACGCTGGGGGCGCCCCCCGCGTCACGGGAACCCGCACGCACCAGCTCGTCGGCCTCGGTCCGCGCCAGGTCCAGCGCCTCCACCAGCCGCCTGAGCGTGCTGGCGCGTGGCCGCGACACCCTGCCCTGCTCGACATCGCGCAGCGCGGCCACGCTCAGCCCGGCGAGGCCCGCAAGGTCGTGCTGGGTGAGCCCGGCCCGCTGGCGGAACACGCGTACCAGTGAAGCGAGTCCGGCGGAAGCGTCCATTCGGAAGATCCTAACGATTCGAAACTTTGGATGCTCCAAATCAAATAGGGAAACCCAGTTCATACGCGTACCGGAGCTCTGGTGCCGCCCCCACAGCCCGACCGGGCGGTCCGCGTGCTGGTGGCCCGGTCTGAAGCCGCGCGCCGATGGCCGTAGCGCGCCAGTACATCCCCGCTGAAAGCATGAAAAGCCCCCATTTGACCTGGGATTTTCGTGCCGCTGGACGCCGTTCGCGCAACCGCCGCATATCAGCGGCGCCGACGAGACTGAGCATGCGGCGCAGCGCCACACTCACAGCGGGGGTGGGGAACATCACTGTGCGCGCTCGTGGCCGGCCTCGGCCACACGGCACCCGCTGAGCCGGGATCCAGGCTGAGCAGGGCCCGGTTCTTCGGCACCGACAGCTTGATTCGCCATCGCTAAGGAGCGTTGATGCAGACACCGAACACGAGCGAGCAGAACGTCAGCTTCGAGGTCGACGACCTCCCGATGGACGTGTTCTCCCTGACCTCGAAGGGATTCACCGTCGAGTCCCTGACGTCAGCTCACGGCCTTCCGGAGAACGGCGCTTCGAGCGACATGTCAGGGGCGGGGTCGTGCAGCCCGGGCGGTTGCGCCTCGTTCTGACCGCAGTGAAATGACCGGCTCGTGCTGGTGGAGCGGTCCCCGCCCACCAGCACGAGCCCACCAGCCGGAAGGGACGTACTCGCCATTCCCACCGAGCCCCCGCACCGGATCGGCCTCGCAGCCGCCGGCCCGGACACGGCGCCCGCCGCGGACTTCCCCGCGGAGGCCCCGCCGGCCGTTCGGATCGCCGGGGTGGCGCTGTCCGCGCTGACCCGGCTGCGCTGCGACACATCGCACGCGGCGATGCTCGCCTGCCTAGGCACACGCGAGGAGCTGGCCAGCGCGGGCCGCCAGTTGTCGGACGAGCTGTACCCGGTGATCGGGCAACTGGGCGCGCACACGCGCAAGCCGGGTCTGGTAGGGCTCCGCCGCGCCGTCTACCAGCTGCGGACGCCCGGGGAACGGGAGTGGAACCCCGACATCAGGGCACTGATGCCAGCCCTCCTGCGCGACCGGGTTTCGACGTGGCTCGGCGAGCTGCACGACTACCACGCCCGACTGGCCGGCCTGCCCGACATACTCGCGTCCGAGACCGCCGACGCACGGGCGGAGTTGCGTGCCGCGACCGAGGATCCACACTTCCTGCGCGCCCTCGCGCTGTCCAGTCCGGCGCTCTCGGAGGTACTCGCGAAATGGCACGCGGACCCGCGGCGCCAACCGAAGCGGCAGAGCATCGGCCGGCTGGTCAAGTACCTCGCCCGCGCGGCCACCAAGACCAGTCCGTTCAGCACGTTCACGGTCAGCGGACTCGGCCGGTGGGACACCAGCGCGGCGGCGACGCACTACCCGGCCCCCGGAGCCGCTCACTGCATCCTGGAGCTCGACCGGCCCGCGTTCGAGCGCGTCCGCGACACCTTGGCGGACGACCCCCGGTCGCTGCCCGAACTGACCGTACGGGTCAACCCGAGTGTCACCGTCACCGGCGACGCGGTGCGGTTCCTGGCGCCGAACCCGGACGAGCCGGTCGTCACGCTTCCGGCGTCGGCGGCCGTCACCGAAGTGCTCCGCGTGGCACGCGAGCACGGCCCACTGACCGTTGCCGAACTCGGAGCGCACCTCGGCCGGGTCCACGGGGACCCGGAGGCGGCCGGCCGGTTCGTCGGCAGGCTTCGCTCGGCCGGCCTGTTGGAGGCCCATCTGCCAGTGGCCGACCAGTCCGAGCGCCCGTTCGCGGATCTGGCCGGCTGGCTCGGCGACCACGGTCCCGCCGAGTTCGCCGCCTGCGGCGTACGGGCCGCCCACGTCGACGACGAGCTGGAACGCTCCATCCCGCCAGCCGACAGCGACGCGTACCGCGCTCGGGAGCGCTCGCTGCGCCAGGCGTACGCCGCACTCGACGAAACCGTCCGGGACGTCACCTCAACCGCGGACGCGCCGGACGCTCCCCGACCGGTCACGCTGCACGAGAGCGCGGTGTACCGAGGTGCTTCCGCGGAGTGCGCCACGCGGGAGTGGGAGCCCGCGCTGCGCGACCTGAACGTCGTCCGGCGTTGGCTGGCCCTGCACGATCCCGCCGCGCCGATGCGGCTGGCGCTGGGTTCGTTCCTGCGTGCGCGGTTCGGGCCACACGCCCGGGTCCCGCTGCTCGACCTGCACCGCGCGATGCAGGAGGAGAGCGGCTCCGACACCTCCCCGTTCGGCCCGGAACTGCGGTCCGCGATGGAGCTCACGTCGCGCGCGGACCCGTCCATGCGCCGGCCGAGCACGCTCGACCGGATACGCGAACTGGACCGCCTTGAGCGTGCGGCGACCGAGGAGGTCCTCAACGGCAGGGTCATGGCCGATGGAACGGTCAGTGCGGATCCCGCGCGACTCACCGCGCTCGCCGACACCTGGCCCGCGTGGGCCGTGCCACCGCGTTCGCTGCTGTGCTACGTGCAGCAGGTACCGGGGCACGTCAGCGGGGGCGCGCCCTGGCTGGTGGTCAACTCCGCGACCACCGGATACGGGCGGGCGCGCAACCGGATCCACCAGCAGCTGCGAACGGCCGGTGACACGCCGGATCACATCGGCGTCACCGGGGCCGAGGACGGCGTCGTGACCGCGGAGTTCGCCGGCGCGTTCGGTATCGGCCTCAATCGCAAGCAGCCCACAGCCGACTACGAGCTGGACTACCCGGGCGCGGTGTCGACCCGCCCGCCAGACGAGCTCCTCCCGCTCGGCGACTTGGCGGTCACGCTGGACGCCGAACACGACCTCCCCCGGCTGGAGTCGGAAACGCTCGGCGCGCGGGTCAAGCCGCTGCACCTGGGAATGATGGCCGACGCGCTGCTCCCGCCCGTCGCCCGGCTGATCGCACACGTATTCGGTGGAACGTTCCTGCGGCACCCCGCCATCACTCTGCGGGGTGACCTGGCGGATTCCGGGATTCCCGACGAGGTCGTGTACCGGCCCCGAGTGCGCCTCGGAAACGTCGTACTGCGCAGGGCCAGCTGGCTGGCCCCCACCCGGCTGGTTCCGATACCCGGTCCTCACGAGCGGTACGCCGACTACCTGTACCGGCTGCTCGGCTGGCTCCGCGACCACCAGATCCCGGAGACGTACTTCGTACGACCTCTCTCCGCCGCGTTCTTCGACGCCGCACCGGACCCGAACGCGCTGCTGTCCTGGATGTTCGGCAAGTCGCGCAAACCGCAGTTCGTCGACGCCAAGAACCCCTTCCTGATGGACCTCCTCCAGCGGCTGGCCAGCGAACCGCATACCGGTGCCCTGCTGTTCACCGAGGCCCTGCCCACCCCGGAGGACGCGCCGCGGTATGCCGACGGCGGGCAACGGGTCACCGAGTTCATCGTGGAGGTCTCGGGCACGGAGGGCTCGGGTGTCTGAGCACGCGATGACGACCGGCGCCGCGGGCGAGACCGGAACACACGGGCACGAGCGGCCGGAGGCCGAGTGGTTGGCGGCGCACGTGTTCTACCACGAACATCTCGACCCCATGATCACCGACCTGATCGGTCCGCTGGTCACGGAGCTGACCGGGTCCGGGCTCGCGGACGAGTACTTCTTCCTGCGGTACTGGGACGGCGGCCCGCACCTGCGGTTCCGCGTCCTCCCGCCGGACGCGTCCGCACTCGGACAGGCGCGCGACCTGGTGAGGTCGCGAGTCCGGGGGTTCCTCGACGCCCACCCCGCCACGACCGCGGTCGGCGCGGCCGAGTACCAGCGCTCCGCGGAGCGCATCGCGCGGTTGGAGAACGAGCCGGGGTACTCCCCCATGCGGCCCAACAACTCCGTCGCGTTCCTGCCGTACCGCCGCGAACGGCACCGCTACGGGTACGGTGCCGCGGCCACCGCCGTGGAGCGGCACTTTACCGAGTCGAGCCGACTGGCGCTCCGGCTGCTGGGCTCCGATCCCGATGCCGGCCAGCGGTTCACCGCGGCCTACTCGATGCTGACGCTCGCCTGGCTCGCCGGAACAGACGGTCCGGCCGCGCGCTTCGGTAGCGCCGAGGAGCCCCATACGCGTGCGGGCGTTCCGGACACCACCGAGCTGGAACGGCTCTGGCAGGACCAGCGAGCCACGCTGTGCGCCCTGACCGGACAACTACGCGCGGTGGCCGTAACCGGGAACACCCATTCCGGCGATCTCGCGGACTGGGTGCGGTCGATCGGCCGGCTGCGGCGGGTGCTCGACGAGGAGGCCGCGGCGGGACGGTTCGAGCCGCCATTGCCCAGGGGCGCGGTTCGCGCGGGCCCCGCCCCACCATCCCTGCCTGTTGTGGACATCTGCGCGCATCTCTACTGCAACCGGATCGGGCTGTCCCTGGCAGACGAGGGCTACGTCCGGGCGCTCGCGACGCGCGCGATCCGTGAGACCGAGACAGGAAAGGAAGGTGGGGCCCATGCCGTGGCACGCGATTCACGTCTCCTACCATGACGACAACCGGGACCGGCTGGTCCTCGACGCGGTGCGCCCGCTGTTCGGACGCCTGGCCG includes the following:
- a CDS encoding ATP-binding protein; translation: MAELLLDGGDPSAAIPHIATALQQDSESAKAKELMSRALGTPVSPAEAAAAHPPEETPAPVEPPPERKPEPGAGVGFGFSEPDGGVATMGREEPGSGHGNGPTSWSDIGPDPLMPADFPPERERVTLDDVAGMRNVKDRLNASFLMPMRNEELRKAYAKSLRGGLLLYGPPGCGKTFIAKAVAGEMGAKFLSVSVADILDSKTGGSEANLQALFRQARQYRPSVVFLDELDAMGGRRGAASSVLRPLVTQLLTELDSVEEDNEGVFFLAATNHPWDIDSALKRPGRLDRMLFVPPPDKEARATVVTTALKDRPASGIDDDKIAKHTEGFSGADLAHLVDTAAERALLDSARSGQVRPITMDDFREALGEVRPSTGPWLETAKNVVEFSGDGSYDELATYIRSQRRSRR
- a CDS encoding RDD family protein, with protein sequence MVNDAIKRAQTRLAIGKPQEALRIVEQALATDPDHPILWEMKGRAHLRANQYQAAIAACQRSIGLDGGRPSAYICLAMALLDNGQAVDMLDAGEAVLRLNPENDRGHMIVALARAARYQKGLRRDLLAQGARDAANRALELAPEDSWLQGQAGQVHHLLGDRRTATRHYREAVRLAPEDTWALTKLAVVQSQRWRKIEALRYLRTVLAIDPRDFTVLQAVYTQCREFTRSLIAISAFLGFFSIIMVIAEADEPNAVTLRLGFSVITTACLGYALFRIWRVPVSMRRFLVNRKWGRVWAGSVLLPPLAVLAISWLPLPYAAAAIPLLVVAVFAYLILTGVVDRDALARFAAGEFPEAERQRSRAAHSAPAQPPVAADPGTRLGAFLVDGFVAGALGLVAFYLTMFATMGIVFGLSLPDGPVSLWIGMGSAAVCGLTAVFCYFWLSTANTGQTVGKRAMSIRTVDLATGNPPSRKAAAGRTALLFGFALLPVVGFLADLVVMLRDHPHYRGARDELAKTWVIQA
- a CDS encoding LysE family translocator, which codes for MPSTMALLSFSAAAFLLIVVPGPSVLFVVGRGFAYGRRVALFSAGGNALGEMVLVAVVAVGLGTVVAQFTALLTAVKLAGAAYLVFLGVQTIRHRRELVPSERQPPPSAGQGWRGLWDGFVVGATNPKSLIFFIAALPQFASPAAGSLMLQMLVFGVVFNLIAVACDTCYALLAGTMRRWFLLVPRRMEVTGAISGWLMIGLGAHLALTGRRPA
- a CDS encoding thiopeptide-type bacteriocin biosynthesis protein, whose product is MSEHAMTTGAAGETGTHGHERPEAEWLAAHVFYHEHLDPMITDLIGPLVTELTGSGLADEYFFLRYWDGGPHLRFRVLPPDASALGQARDLVRSRVRGFLDAHPATTAVGAAEYQRSAERIARLENEPGYSPMRPNNSVAFLPYRRERHRYGYGAAATAVERHFTESSRLALRLLGSDPDAGQRFTAAYSMLTLAWLAGTDGPAARFGSAEEPHTRAGVPDTTELERLWQDQRATLCALTGQLRAVAVTGNTHSGDLADWVRSIGRLRRVLDEEAAAGRFEPPLPRGAVRAGPAPPSLPVVDICAHLYCNRIGLSLADEGYVRALATRAIRETETGKEGGAHAVARDSRLLP
- a CDS encoding BTAD domain-containing putative transcriptional regulator, whose translation is MDASAGLASLVRVFRQRAGLTQHDLAGLAGLSVAALRDVEQGRVSRPRASTLRRLVEALDLARTEADELVRAGSRDAGGAPSVRVGVLGPLLVTVDGVPVDPGSEAQRTLLGLLTLSPNAVVGHDSLVEAAWGTRPPSSARGSLRSRMSRMRRRLRPARAEAGDSQVLAASAGGYYLMVTGDQLDLLEFRHVVARARQEREAGELTDACALFGQAAELWRGEPLADVAALRTHPGVVALSRERQAVVVEYADVAAGLGRHEEVLPHLRQVAGSDPLHEAAHAALMIALAGCGQHDAAGEVFHRLRRRLVEELGTDPGPELVGAYQRVLQHDIAREPVPVNARHQLPPGTTDFVGRSAELRTLHESLVRGTSSATAVPICAIQGTAGVGKTQLAIRFAHQLLGTGEYAEQQLWVDLRGRSEEPSADPAVVLASFLGMLGVPPDQVPAGVEERAVLFRDRLHGRKALVLLDNAESEEQIAPLLPASPTSLVLVTSRRALALDGAFTLALDVFSLAEGWELLAAMLGPERLAGAPAAAEWAVELCGRLPLAVAAAARHLQALPGRDVSELPGRLISARDQFGADIPLTRAVRTVFAQSYRALNADARRLFRLLALHPGPKFTVECAAVLADLSPAHVQPLLDQLVDEHLAVAVARNRYQLRGLLAAFSRCLTERVDSELTRNAAAARLRPAADPRRERSGAGRG
- a CDS encoding lantibiotic dehydratase, which codes for MLVERSPPTSTSPPAGRDVLAIPTEPPHRIGLAAAGPDTAPAADFPAEAPPAVRIAGVALSALTRLRCDTSHAAMLACLGTREELASAGRQLSDELYPVIGQLGAHTRKPGLVGLRRAVYQLRTPGEREWNPDIRALMPALLRDRVSTWLGELHDYHARLAGLPDILASETADARAELRAATEDPHFLRALALSSPALSEVLAKWHADPRRQPKRQSIGRLVKYLARAATKTSPFSTFTVSGLGRWDTSAAATHYPAPGAAHCILELDRPAFERVRDTLADDPRSLPELTVRVNPSVTVTGDAVRFLAPNPDEPVVTLPASAAVTEVLRVAREHGPLTVAELGAHLGRVHGDPEAAGRFVGRLRSAGLLEAHLPVADQSERPFADLAGWLGDHGPAEFAACGVRAAHVDDELERSIPPADSDAYRARERSLRQAYAALDETVRDVTSTADAPDAPRPVTLHESAVYRGASAECATREWEPALRDLNVVRRWLALHDPAAPMRLALGSFLRARFGPHARVPLLDLHRAMQEESGSDTSPFGPELRSAMELTSRADPSMRRPSTLDRIRELDRLERAATEEVLNGRVMADGTVSADPARLTALADTWPAWAVPPRSLLCYVQQVPGHVSGGAPWLVVNSATTGYGRARNRIHQQLRTAGDTPDHIGVTGAEDGVVTAEFAGAFGIGLNRKQPTADYELDYPGAVSTRPPDELLPLGDLAVTLDAEHDLPRLESETLGARVKPLHLGMMADALLPPVARLIAHVFGGTFLRHPAITLRGDLADSGIPDEVVYRPRVRLGNVVLRRASWLAPTRLVPIPGPHERYADYLYRLLGWLRDHQIPETYFVRPLSAAFFDAAPDPNALLSWMFGKSRKPQFVDAKNPFLMDLLQRLASEPHTGALLFTEALPTPEDAPRYADGGQRVTEFIVEVSGTEGSGV
- a CDS encoding thiomuracin/GE37468 family thiazolyl RiPP peptide; its protein translation is MQTPNTSEQNVSFEVDDLPMDVFSLTSKGFTVESLTSAHGLPENGASSDMSGAGSCSPGGCASF
- a CDS encoding helix-turn-helix domain-containing protein, yielding MAEESTEQIRGALLGLRHSSGIPVLFGGASADTGQVRITELIGTLGDTLRGLRIVPGRGVGGKAMAAGEIALVTDYLSSTAISHEYDGPVAAEGLASVAAVPIVVRRRLRGVLYGALRQPRALGDRGVSTIVHTARDIEQDLAVREEARHRIAESERAATVREASGTGADTARWEEVRALNAELRGLAGQLTDAGLRDQLLDVSTRLTSAVSAREFPHAPRLSRRELDVLACVAVGHTNADAAVQLRLRPETVKSYLRSVMRKLDSHTRMEAVSTARRLGLLA